The Vibrio tubiashii ATCC 19109 genome has a segment encoding these proteins:
- a CDS encoding MinD/ParA family protein, which yields MTKDMIQDQASGLRRLTQPSLTKVISVTGGKGGVGKSNVTLGMAISMARQGKKVMVLDADLGLANVDVMLGIRPKRNLGHVLAGECELKDAIVEGPHGIRIIPATSGTQSMTELSHAQHIGLIRAFGSLEDEMDVLLIDTAAGISDMVVSFSRAAQDVVVVVCDEPTSITDAYALIKLLSKEHQVQRFKIVANMVRSYREGRELFAKLTLVTERFLNVSLELVACIPLDDKVRQSVKKQKIVVDAFPRSPAALAIGSLANKALTWPIPKTPSGHLEFFVERLLNRPEMLEEPFGE from the coding sequence ATGACTAAAGATATGATACAAGACCAAGCAAGCGGATTACGCCGCTTAACACAGCCATCATTGACCAAGGTTATTTCTGTAACAGGTGGTAAAGGCGGTGTTGGTAAATCAAACGTAACGTTGGGTATGGCTATCTCAATGGCTCGCCAAGGCAAAAAAGTCATGGTGCTAGATGCTGATTTGGGGTTGGCAAATGTCGATGTAATGCTCGGTATTCGGCCAAAGCGTAACCTAGGCCATGTGCTCGCAGGCGAATGTGAACTTAAAGATGCGATTGTAGAAGGTCCGCATGGTATTAGGATCATTCCAGCGACATCCGGAACCCAGTCGATGACCGAGCTCTCACATGCTCAGCATATCGGTTTGATCCGAGCGTTTGGCAGCTTAGAAGATGAAATGGACGTTTTGCTGATTGATACAGCGGCGGGTATTTCAGACATGGTTGTGAGTTTTTCTAGAGCTGCGCAAGATGTTGTTGTGGTAGTTTGTGACGAACCTACGTCAATCACTGATGCATATGCTTTAATTAAATTGTTGAGCAAAGAACATCAGGTGCAACGTTTTAAAATCGTTGCAAATATGGTCAGAAGCTATCGAGAAGGCAGAGAATTGTTCGCAAAGTTGACCTTGGTCACAGAGCGATTCTTGAATGTGAGCCTAGAGCTCGTAGCATGTATTCCGTTGGATGATAAAGTTAGACAATCTGTTAAGAAACAAAAGATTGTTGTAGACGCGTTCCCAAGATCTCCGGCGGCTCTCGCAATTGGCTCCTTAGCGAATAAAGCGCTGACATGGCCAATTCCGAAAACACCGAGTGGACATCTTGAGTTTTTTGTAGAACGCTTACTAAATAGACCTGAGATGCTAGAGGAACCATTTGGTGAATAA
- a CDS encoding RNA polymerase sigma factor FliA, which produces MNKALTYEQYANQDSQRAFLEKYSVLVKRIAHHLLGRLPPSVQVEDLIQAGMIGLLEAQKNYDGSKGASFETYAGIRIRGAMLDDIRRGDWVPRSVHKHNREVSQAISTLEGLLNRDPTDAEVAQHLGISLDQYHTILTDINCSRLVGIEDLGVSEDAISPEDTDKENLPFQGVADEFFRKALVDSIKSLPEREALVLSLYYDEELNLKEIGEVIGVSESRVSQILSQSMQRLRTKLSAWTNNE; this is translated from the coding sequence GTGAATAAGGCTTTGACCTATGAACAGTATGCAAATCAAGATAGCCAACGAGCATTTTTAGAGAAATACTCGGTGTTGGTGAAGCGTATTGCTCACCATTTGCTAGGACGTCTGCCGCCAAGTGTCCAAGTAGAAGATCTTATTCAAGCGGGCATGATTGGATTGCTCGAAGCGCAAAAAAACTACGATGGTAGCAAAGGCGCAAGTTTCGAAACGTATGCTGGCATTCGCATCCGAGGTGCTATGCTTGACGATATACGTCGAGGTGATTGGGTACCTCGTTCTGTACATAAACATAATCGTGAGGTTAGTCAGGCAATATCTACTCTAGAAGGTTTACTGAATAGAGATCCAACTGATGCAGAGGTTGCACAGCATTTGGGGATTAGCCTAGACCAATACCATACAATTTTAACGGATATTAACTGCTCTCGTTTGGTCGGAATCGAAGATCTGGGTGTTTCAGAAGATGCAATTTCACCCGAAGATACCGACAAAGAGAACCTTCCATTCCAAGGTGTAGCAGATGAGTTTTTCCGAAAAGCGCTAGTAGATTCAATTAAATCGCTTCCAGAACGTGAAGCTCTAGTACTTTCGCTTTATTATGATGAAGAGTTAAACTTAAAAGAAATCGGTGAGGTGATTGGTGTTAGCGAGTCACGCGTTAGCCAAATACTAAGCCAGTCAATGCAGCGTCTACGCACAAAGTTAAGTGCTTGGACAAATAATGAGTAA
- the cheY gene encoding chemotaxis response regulator CheY: MKILIVDDFSTMRRIVKNLLRDLGFNNTQEADDGLTALPMLKKGEFDFVVTDWNMPGMQGIDLLKHIRADDELKHLPVLMITAEAKREQIIEAAQAGVNGYIVKPFTAATLKEKLDKIFERL; this comes from the coding sequence ATGAAAATCCTTATTGTTGACGACTTTTCAACAATGCGTCGTATTGTTAAGAACCTACTTCGCGATCTTGGGTTCAACAATACTCAAGAAGCGGATGATGGCTTAACGGCGTTACCTATGCTCAAGAAAGGGGAGTTCGACTTTGTCGTGACAGACTGGAATATGCCAGGCATGCAAGGTATTGACCTTCTCAAGCATATTCGAGCAGACGATGAACTAAAGCATCTTCCAGTTCTAATGATTACTGCAGAAGCGAAACGCGAGCAGATCATTGAAGCTGCGCAAGCAGGTGTAAATGGTTACATCGTTAAACCGTTTACTGCTGCAACACTAAAAGAAAAACTAGATAAAATATTTGAACGTTTATAA
- a CDS encoding protein phosphatase CheZ, with protein MISLEQAKQLVEMLEAGQQQEADLLVKDIYQNDSNPMFQEIGELTRDLHESIKHFSMDDRMSEIANDEIPDARDRLQYVIDKTEVAANKTMDAVDRCMPIADNLHEGLLQVRPQWNELMHGRIELAEFKALCHRIDDLLGEVEGDSSELRGQLTEILMAQDFQDLTGQIIRRVITLVDEVEGRLVEILTAFGSSQLEESTNNKNKASTDPEGPILNPQERDDAVSSQDEVDDLLSSLGF; from the coding sequence ATGATTTCATTAGAACAGGCAAAACAACTCGTAGAGATGTTGGAAGCTGGTCAGCAACAGGAAGCGGATCTTCTTGTGAAAGACATCTACCAAAACGACTCGAATCCAATGTTTCAAGAAATTGGAGAATTGACTCGTGACTTACATGAGTCAATTAAACATTTCAGCATGGATGACCGCATGAGTGAAATTGCCAATGACGAAATCCCAGATGCAAGGGATCGCCTCCAATACGTCATTGACAAAACTGAGGTTGCTGCCAATAAAACCATGGATGCAGTTGATCGCTGTATGCCTATTGCGGATAACCTCCATGAAGGGCTGCTGCAAGTTCGCCCTCAATGGAATGAGCTTATGCATGGTCGAATTGAACTCGCTGAGTTTAAAGCACTCTGCCACCGCATCGATGATCTACTCGGTGAGGTTGAAGGAGACAGCTCAGAACTTCGCGGGCAATTGACTGAGATTCTAATGGCTCAAGACTTTCAAGATCTGACCGGTCAAATCATCCGCCGCGTGATTACCTTAGTCGACGAAGTCGAAGGTAGGTTAGTCGAAATACTAACAGCGTTTGGTTCGAGTCAGCTGGAAGAAAGCACGAATAACAAGAACAAAGCATCGACGGACCCTGAAGGTCCAATCCTTAACCCTCAAGAAAGGGATGATGCCGTTTCATCACAAGACGAAGTCGACGACTTACTCTCAAGTCTTGGGTTTTAG
- a CDS encoding chemotaxis protein CheA, with amino-acid sequence MSYDLDEDILQDFLVEAGEILELLSEQLVELENNPEDKDLLNAIFRGFHTVKGGAGFLALTELVDTCHGAENVFDILRNGQRSVTASLMDTMLQALDTVNEQFKAVQDREPLPQAEQSLLDELHRLCKPESEDEVVADAPAAVEAPVAEEPVIEEPAPVEAPQAEVSAGSIDEITQDEFEKLLDELHGSGTAPGAASSEAAPAAATPPPPAPAAGGDMSGDITDDEFEKLLDELHGTGQGPGKGDVAPTAPSAPAAPSTPAPAAPAAGAGDSDLMTDEEFEKLLDDLHGSGKGPSIEELDAATKPAATNPAPPPAPEPKAAPAPKPAPVAKAAPKEAPKPPAKKEAAVPAAQAKKPQAEATVRVDTSTLDTIMNMVGELVLVRNRLLSLGLNSNDEEMSKAVANLDVVTADLQGAVMKTRMQPIKKVFGRFPRVVRDLARSLKKDINLEMRGEDTDLDKNLVEALADPLIHLVRNSVDHGIEMPDARVAAGKSKTGKVILSASQEGDHIELAIVDDGGGMDPDKLRGIAVKRGIMDEDAASRLTDKECFNLIFMPGFSSKEQISDISGRGVGMDVVKTAINTLNGSIDIDSEMGKGTKITIKVPLTLAILPTLMVGVAGHPFALPLASVNEIFHLDLSRTNVVDGQLTIIVREKSIPLFYLQNWLAPQAGQVELRKGHGHVVIVQIGSQRVGFVVDTLIGQEEVVIKPLDNLLQGTPGMAGATITSDGHIALILDVPDLLKQYAAASRI; translated from the coding sequence ATGAGCTACGATTTAGACGAAGACATCCTACAGGACTTTTTAGTCGAAGCAGGAGAGATATTGGAACTTCTCTCTGAGCAGTTGGTCGAGCTGGAAAACAATCCTGAAGACAAAGATCTCCTCAACGCCATTTTCCGTGGTTTCCACACGGTAAAAGGTGGTGCGGGATTCCTTGCACTCACCGAACTCGTTGACACCTGTCATGGTGCAGAAAACGTGTTCGATATTTTGCGAAATGGACAACGCTCAGTTACTGCAAGTCTAATGGATACCATGCTCCAAGCCTTAGATACGGTTAATGAGCAGTTTAAGGCCGTCCAAGATCGTGAGCCGCTTCCTCAAGCAGAACAATCTCTTTTAGATGAGTTGCATCGACTGTGCAAACCTGAGTCTGAAGACGAAGTCGTGGCAGATGCTCCAGCAGCGGTAGAGGCTCCTGTGGCTGAAGAACCTGTTATCGAAGAGCCAGCACCTGTTGAAGCGCCTCAAGCGGAAGTTTCTGCAGGCTCAATCGATGAAATTACTCAAGACGAGTTTGAAAAATTGCTTGATGAACTACATGGTTCAGGCACTGCGCCTGGAGCTGCATCAAGCGAAGCCGCTCCTGCCGCCGCGACACCACCGCCACCTGCGCCCGCTGCAGGTGGAGATATGAGCGGTGATATTACCGATGATGAGTTTGAAAAACTTCTAGACGAACTTCATGGCACAGGGCAAGGTCCGGGCAAAGGCGATGTAGCGCCAACAGCTCCATCGGCGCCTGCGGCACCATCTACACCAGCGCCAGCAGCTCCAGCAGCCGGTGCCGGTGACAGTGATTTAATGACTGATGAAGAGTTCGAAAAACTGCTCGATGATCTTCATGGCTCAGGTAAGGGCCCTTCTATTGAAGAGCTAGACGCGGCAACTAAGCCAGCGGCGACTAACCCAGCACCTCCTCCGGCTCCTGAGCCTAAGGCTGCGCCTGCACCAAAACCAGCTCCAGTGGCTAAAGCCGCACCAAAAGAAGCGCCTAAGCCGCCAGCGAAGAAAGAAGCGGCTGTCCCGGCAGCGCAAGCTAAGAAACCGCAAGCAGAAGCGACGGTACGTGTTGATACTTCAACACTTGATACCATTATGAACATGGTTGGTGAGCTTGTACTGGTTCGAAATCGACTGCTTAGCCTAGGGTTAAACAGCAACGATGAAGAAATGTCGAAAGCGGTTGCTAACCTAGATGTTGTTACTGCGGATCTTCAGGGCGCGGTAATGAAAACGCGTATGCAGCCAATTAAAAAGGTATTTGGCCGTTTCCCTCGCGTTGTTCGAGACCTAGCACGTAGCTTGAAGAAAGACATTAATCTTGAAATGCGTGGTGAAGACACCGACCTAGACAAAAACTTAGTTGAAGCGCTTGCCGATCCATTGATTCACTTAGTTCGTAACTCGGTTGACCATGGTATTGAAATGCCTGACGCTCGTGTCGCAGCAGGTAAATCCAAAACGGGTAAAGTGATTCTTTCCGCTTCGCAAGAAGGTGACCACATTGAACTTGCCATCGTCGATGATGGTGGCGGTATGGACCCGGACAAGCTTCGTGGTATTGCGGTTAAACGCGGTATCATGGATGAAGATGCGGCTTCCCGATTAACAGATAAAGAGTGTTTCAACCTGATCTTTATGCCTGGTTTCTCTAGTAAAGAGCAAATTTCAGACATCTCCGGTCGTGGTGTTGGTATGGACGTTGTTAAAACAGCGATCAACACTCTAAACGGTTCAATCGATATTGACTCTGAAATGGGTAAAGGCACCAAGATAACCATCAAGGTACCGCTAACGCTCGCGATTTTGCCAACACTTATGGTTGGTGTAGCGGGGCACCCATTTGCGCTTCCATTGGCAAGCGTGAACGAGATTTTCCACTTAGACTTGAGCCGTACTAACGTAGTTGATGGTCAGTTGACCATTATCGTACGTGAGAAATCGATTCCACTGTTCTATCTACAAAACTGGCTAGCGCCTCAAGCAGGTCAAGTCGAGTTACGTAAAGGACATGGTCACGTCGTGATTGTGCAAATCGGCAGCCAACGTGTTGGTTTTGTCGTCGATACACTCATTGGGCAAGAAGAGGTGGTGATCAAACCACTAGATAACTTGCTACAAGGTACACCAGGTATGGCTGGTGCAACCATTACCAGTGATGGCCACATCGCACTGATACTAGATGTGCCAGATTTGCTTAAGCAGTATGCCGCTGCTTCTCGAATCTAA
- a CDS encoding protein-glutamate methylesterase/protein-glutamine glutaminase: MAIKVLVVDDSSFFRRRVSEIINSEARLEVIDVATNGKEAVDKALRIKPDVITMDIEMPVMDGITAVREIMAKSPVPILMFSSLTHDGAKATLDALDAGALDFLPKKFEDIARNRDEAVTLLQQRVIQIASKRAMMRRSMPKPAAPSRPASQPATTRSSLRPAPAAPTAKPAVATRFKSSGKKYQLTAIGTSTGGPVALQKILTKLPANYPHPIVLIQHMPATFTAAFASRLNSLCKIQVKEAADGDPLKPGVAYLAPGGKQMMIEGRPGSAKLRIIDGGERMNYKPCVDVTFGSAAKIYSDQVLSMVLTGMGADGREGARMLKGAGSTIWAQDEESCVVYGMPQAVAKAGISTEDLPLDRIAERMLVEVGLA; encoded by the coding sequence ATGGCGATCAAAGTATTAGTTGTCGATGATTCGAGTTTTTTCCGCCGCCGAGTGAGTGAAATCATTAACTCTGAAGCGCGATTAGAAGTTATTGATGTTGCGACTAACGGTAAGGAAGCGGTAGATAAAGCCTTGCGAATCAAGCCTGATGTCATCACCATGGATATTGAAATGCCGGTTATGGACGGCATTACTGCAGTTCGCGAAATCATGGCAAAAAGCCCTGTGCCTATCTTGATGTTTTCTTCGCTTACCCATGATGGGGCGAAGGCAACATTAGATGCACTCGATGCAGGTGCTTTGGACTTTTTGCCAAAGAAATTTGAAGATATCGCGCGTAATCGCGATGAGGCAGTGACCTTACTTCAGCAGCGCGTGATTCAAATTGCGTCAAAGCGTGCAATGATGCGCCGCAGTATGCCAAAACCTGCGGCACCAAGTCGTCCAGCATCACAACCTGCGACAACTCGCTCTTCTCTTCGTCCGGCGCCAGCGGCTCCTACCGCGAAGCCTGCGGTAGCTACACGTTTTAAATCGAGTGGTAAAAAGTATCAACTGACCGCTATTGGTACCTCTACGGGGGGGCCAGTAGCGCTACAGAAAATTCTCACTAAGTTACCTGCAAACTACCCTCATCCGATTGTGCTTATTCAGCATATGCCAGCTACATTTACGGCGGCATTCGCGAGTCGATTAAATTCCTTGTGTAAGATTCAGGTTAAGGAAGCGGCTGACGGTGATCCATTGAAACCCGGCGTGGCTTATTTAGCACCCGGTGGCAAGCAGATGATGATTGAAGGTCGTCCCGGTTCGGCAAAACTGCGCATTATTGATGGCGGCGAACGCATGAACTACAAGCCGTGTGTTGATGTCACTTTTGGTAGTGCAGCGAAAATCTATTCTGATCAAGTCTTGTCAATGGTACTGACAGGAATGGGAGCAGATGGTCGCGAAGGGGCACGTATGCTGAAAGGTGCCGGCTCAACGATATGGGCTCAAGACGAAGAAAGCTGTGTTGTTTATGGCATGCCACAGGCAGTTGCAAAAGCGGGGATCTCAACAGAGGATCTTCCGTTAGACCGAATTGCTGAACGTATGTTAGTCGAAGTCGGTCTAGCATAG
- a CDS encoding ParA family protein yields the protein MIVWSIANQKGGVGKTTTTITLAGLLSKQGKRVLLVDTDPHASLTTYLGYDSDNVPASLFDLFQLKEYTEQTVMPLVMQSDIEGIDLIPAHMSLATLDRVMGNRSGMGLILKRALMAIKQRYDYVLIDCPPILGVMMVNALAASDRILIPVQTEFLAMKGLERMIRTLAIMQKSRNKSFNVTIVPTMYDKRTRASLQTLQQLKKDYPSQVWSSAVPIDTKFRDASLKHLPVSHFASGSRGVFAYKQLLIYLERLAIDD from the coding sequence ATGATTGTTTGGAGCATCGCAAACCAAAAAGGTGGGGTTGGAAAAACCACTACGACGATTACTTTAGCTGGATTGCTAAGTAAGCAAGGTAAGCGAGTTTTATTGGTGGATACCGACCCTCATGCTTCGTTGACGACTTATCTAGGCTATGACTCTGACAACGTACCAGCGAGTTTGTTTGATCTTTTCCAGCTTAAGGAATATACCGAGCAAACCGTGATGCCACTTGTGATGCAATCTGATATCGAAGGGATCGATTTGATCCCTGCGCATATGTCACTAGCGACACTAGACAGAGTGATGGGCAACCGAAGTGGTATGGGATTAATTCTCAAACGTGCGTTGATGGCAATTAAACAGCGCTACGATTATGTTTTGATCGATTGTCCACCGATTCTCGGCGTAATGATGGTCAACGCGTTGGCCGCAAGTGATCGAATATTGATACCAGTTCAGACAGAATTCTTGGCGATGAAAGGTCTTGAGCGAATGATCCGCACCTTGGCTATCATGCAGAAGTCACGCAATAAATCGTTCAATGTCACGATTGTTCCGACGATGTACGATAAGCGAACAAGAGCGTCGTTGCAGACCTTGCAACAGCTTAAGAAAGATTACCCTAGTCAGGTGTGGTCATCTGCGGTACCGATCGATACTAAATTTAGAGATGCGAGTTTAAAACATTTACCTGTATCTCATTTTGCATCGGGTAGTCGCGGCGTCTTTGCATATAAGCAGTTGTTGATTTATCTAGAGAGGTTAGCGATAGATGACTAA
- a CDS encoding chemotaxis protein CheW: MTNQSLLSSEQALDDYFSALLEESLEAEVNELDQEQAPELELVAEAHDEHGEHQLEPMVQSVAEKSYYQAPTTEVEVPNLEDVERLLEQLESTNPVAELELEEVMEQNTVDIAQVQTQTAVEEIQDWVVDEPEVLVEEPELKVEVPDLDEVITEPAIAEPEVEIDTSIETEPSLETQTGGSDIGVWHSTQRDVDFQVLYFDVNSVTFAVPLDELGGIHRIAELNHLIGRPDWYLGLQTSREAQLDVVDTAKWVMAEKLQDDSYKEQYQYIVMLGASMWGLASTQLMGTEALNPEMVRWRETAGKRPWLAGMVKEKMCALIHVEALIAMLNAGLDVKALDK, translated from the coding sequence ATGACTAACCAATCTTTGCTTTCAAGTGAACAAGCGTTAGATGATTACTTCTCTGCTTTGTTAGAGGAGTCACTTGAAGCAGAAGTCAACGAGCTCGACCAAGAGCAAGCTCCTGAACTGGAGTTGGTTGCTGAAGCTCACGATGAACATGGCGAACATCAGCTTGAACCTATGGTTCAGTCAGTGGCTGAGAAGAGCTACTACCAAGCGCCAACAACAGAAGTCGAAGTACCCAATTTAGAAGATGTCGAGCGTCTTCTAGAGCAGTTAGAAAGCACCAACCCAGTTGCAGAGCTTGAACTGGAAGAGGTGATGGAGCAAAACACGGTTGATATCGCTCAAGTTCAGACTCAAACTGCCGTTGAAGAGATACAAGACTGGGTGGTTGATGAACCTGAAGTATTGGTCGAAGAGCCTGAACTTAAGGTCGAAGTTCCCGATCTTGATGAAGTCATCACTGAACCAGCGATTGCTGAGCCTGAAGTAGAAATCGATACCAGCATCGAAACCGAGCCAAGTCTAGAGACACAAACCGGTGGCAGCGATATTGGCGTTTGGCACTCAACGCAAAGGGATGTCGACTTTCAAGTGCTCTATTTTGATGTCAATAGCGTGACGTTTGCAGTTCCGCTTGATGAGCTTGGTGGTATCCATAGAATCGCTGAACTTAACCATTTAATCGGTCGCCCAGATTGGTACTTAGGTTTACAAACCAGTCGTGAAGCTCAGCTTGATGTCGTTGACACAGCTAAGTGGGTGATGGCAGAGAAGCTGCAAGATGACAGTTATAAAGAGCAGTACCAGTATATTGTCATGCTAGGTGCAAGCATGTGGGGCTTGGCTTCCACGCAGTTAATGGGTACTGAAGCATTAAATCCAGAAATGGTACGCTGGCGAGAAACGGCAGGGAAACGCCCTTGGCTTGCTGGTATGGTAAAAGAAAAAATGTGTGCTTTGATCCACGTTGAAGCATTGATAGCTATGCTTAATGCAGGACTTGATGTTAAAGCATTAGATAAATAG
- a CDS encoding chemotaxis protein CheW, with amino-acid sequence MSQTNEVEVRKEQSNDEVLQWVTFQLEEETYGINVMQVREVLRYTEIAPVPGAPDYVLGIINLRGNVVTVIDTRSRFGLMEGEITDNTRIIVIESEHQVIGILVDSVAEVVYLRSSEIDTTPSVGTDESAKFIQGVSNRDGKLLILVDLNKLLTDEEWDEMAHL; translated from the coding sequence ATGTCTCAAACAAATGAAGTAGAAGTAAGAAAAGAGCAGTCGAACGACGAAGTGCTTCAGTGGGTGACGTTCCAGCTAGAAGAAGAAACTTATGGCATCAATGTAATGCAGGTTCGCGAAGTACTTCGTTACACTGAAATTGCGCCAGTTCCTGGAGCACCAGACTACGTACTTGGCATCATCAACCTGCGTGGTAATGTCGTGACGGTTATCGATACACGTTCGCGCTTTGGTTTGATGGAAGGTGAAATCACTGATAATACTCGTATCATCGTGATCGAGTCTGAACACCAAGTGATCGGTATTCTAGTTGATAGCGTTGCAGAAGTTGTTTACCTACGTTCATCAGAAATCGATACCACACCGAGTGTGGGTACCGATGAGAGTGCTAAGTTTATCCAAGGTGTTAGTAACCGTGATGGTAAGCTACTTATCTTGGTTGACCTTAACAAGCTACTGACTGATGAAGAGTGGGATGAGATGGCTCACCTATAA
- a CDS encoding DUF2802 domain-containing protein, producing the protein MDSSWMTSAPVMAGAVALVFLFICLALFRLKRGQIRSAEHLRQQNRHLDKELQKANKQLLEVRSVVVGLGQKVSEQQDIIQHLNERITELEQADSDGRLYSRASKMVQLGADVNELIQECELPKAEAELMMSLQNKISGKEKVPPLETRPPQQKFAAKKRSAKR; encoded by the coding sequence ATGGACAGTAGTTGGATGACCAGTGCTCCAGTTATGGCTGGAGCAGTCGCGTTAGTTTTTTTGTTTATCTGCTTAGCCTTGTTTCGTCTTAAACGAGGTCAGATTCGTTCAGCAGAACATTTACGCCAACAAAATCGTCATCTAGACAAAGAGCTACAAAAAGCGAATAAACAATTACTTGAAGTACGCTCAGTGGTTGTTGGGCTTGGTCAAAAGGTCAGTGAACAGCAAGATATCATTCAGCATTTAAATGAGCGCATTACAGAACTAGAACAAGCTGATAGTGATGGTCGCCTATACTCAAGGGCAAGCAAGATGGTTCAGCTAGGTGCTGACGTCAACGAGCTTATTCAAGAGTGTGAGTTACCAAAGGCCGAAGCTGAGCTGATGATGTCTTTGCAAAACAAAATCTCTGGTAAAGAGAAAGTCCCTCCTCTAGAAACTCGTCCTCCACAGCAAAAATTTGCTGCAAAAAAACGAAGTGCCAAAAGATAG
- the ccmA gene encoding cytochrome c biogenesis heme-transporting ATPase CcmA — protein MLEVSQLTAIRDERILFESLSFTIDSGELVQVEGRNGTGKTTLLRIITGLGDRDNGEIYWNGENIESNRDAFHQDLLFLGHQTGVKRELTAYENLRFYLSIHSRKPVDKQTIYNALTKVGLAGREDVPVAQLSAGQQRRVALARLWLSDHKLWILDEPLTAIDKQGVKVLESLFLQHAENGGIVMLTTHQDMFADNPKLRKIKLGN, from the coding sequence ATGTTAGAAGTATCTCAACTGACAGCAATAAGAGATGAAAGAATTCTCTTTGAATCCCTTTCTTTTACCATAGATTCTGGTGAATTAGTTCAAGTCGAAGGACGTAACGGAACAGGTAAAACAACGCTACTGCGCATCATCACTGGGCTTGGTGATCGCGACAATGGTGAGATTTACTGGAACGGTGAGAACATAGAATCCAACCGAGATGCTTTCCACCAAGACCTCCTGTTCCTTGGTCATCAAACCGGTGTGAAACGTGAGCTTACCGCTTATGAAAATTTGCGTTTCTATTTAAGTATCCATTCACGTAAGCCTGTCGACAAGCAAACCATTTATAACGCATTAACTAAGGTAGGGCTTGCAGGTCGTGAAGATGTACCCGTGGCTCAGTTATCTGCAGGGCAGCAGCGTCGAGTCGCTTTAGCACGTTTGTGGCTAAGTGATCACAAATTGTGGATTCTTGACGAGCCTTTGACTGCAATTGATAAGCAAGGTGTGAAAGTGCTTGAGTCGCTGTTTCTTCAGCACGCAGAAAACGGTGGCATTGTCATGCTTACCACGCACCAAGATATGTTTGCGGATAACCCTAAACTCAGAAAAATTAAACTAGGTAACTAA
- the ccmB gene encoding heme exporter protein CcmB — MLGTINSIIRRELLIAFRRQADIFNPLWFFIIVITLFPLSIGPEPNLLARIAAGIVWVAALLSALLSLERLFRDDFQDGALEQMMLMPVPLPVVVISKVIAHWLLTGLPLILISPLLSILLSLDFNTWLAVVLTLLVGTPTLSFIGAIGVALTVGLQKGGVLLSLLVLPLYIPILIFATSAIDAASLGMAYNGQLAILGAMFMGAMTLTPFAISAALRVSVN, encoded by the coding sequence ATGCTCGGCACCATAAATAGTATTATCAGACGCGAGCTGCTGATTGCCTTTCGTCGCCAAGCCGATATTTTTAACCCTCTGTGGTTTTTTATTATTGTTATTACGCTGTTTCCATTGAGTATTGGTCCAGAGCCCAACTTGCTGGCTAGGATCGCGGCGGGGATTGTTTGGGTTGCAGCGCTACTCTCTGCTTTATTGTCTCTTGAACGTCTGTTTCGTGATGACTTTCAAGATGGCGCATTGGAACAGATGATGTTGATGCCTGTCCCATTGCCGGTAGTGGTCATTTCAAAAGTGATTGCGCACTGGCTTTTGACAGGTTTGCCATTGATTCTGATAAGCCCACTGTTGTCCATATTGCTGTCTTTAGATTTCAATACTTGGTTAGCCGTGGTACTGACGCTACTCGTCGGCACACCAACGCTCAGCTTTATTGGGGCTATTGGTGTTGCACTGACAGTAGGGTTACAAAAAGGGGGCGTGTTGCTTAGTTTGCTCGTTTTGCCGCTGTATATCCCAATTTTGATTTTTGCGACGTCGGCGATTGATGCTGCGTCACTTGGGATGGCGTACAACGGACAGTTAGCAATTCTTGGCGCTATGTTTATGGGGGCGATGACCCTTACGCCGTTTGCAATTAGTGCTGCACTGCGAGTAAGTGTCAATTAG